The window GCATCACTTGCGTTTTTCTCTTTGGCCACAGCAACATTAGCAGCTTCTCAGAAAagcccttttccctgtcccagtgccacgtcccagtgctgctccactGTTACTCACTCCTGCCATTCTCCTCCCACAGCTGCACCACGAAGCCTCCATCATCAACCTCCTGGAGACAGTGTTCTTTCACAAGGTGAGACACAGGTTCAGCTTTCCCCAGGTGGGTAGCCCCTGGGGGTGGAAGGCTGTGGGGACTGAGGCTGTGTGAATCCCCTGTGGTTGTGCAGGAGATCTGTGAGTCAGCAGAGGACAGCATTCTGGATTTGATCGACTACTGCCACCGCaagctggccctgctggcagctCGGAGCACCAAGGCACCAGCAGTGACCTCAGCAGGGCTCCCTGCTGAGCCTCTGGCCAGCCCCTCATCCATGCAGGTGAGGAGAAagccctggagctccctggggacGTGTGTGGTGAAGAATGTgggcagcctgcagaggcacagggagGCCTTTGCACCTCCTGCCCACCTCAGAGGGTGTCTGGtgcttccctgtgcctgtggctgcatCCACCCCCACCCACTCTGCAGCCTGGCTTCTGCCCTGTCTGGTGCTAGTGCCAGCCTGAGGCTTCCTGCAGGACACGCTGGAGAGTTGATGGGCAAAATATTCAGCAGAGGGCTTTGCCCATTTGCTGTTGCTCTTGGAAGCTGTGTGATATCTCTCCCTGAAGTTTGGGAAGCCACCCCGGGTCAGGCTGCCAGTATAGCCAGCCAGGGTTAACCATGAGAGGGTCTCCTAACAACCAGGAATCGTCCTCATGTGCTTCCCCCAGCTCCCTTTGTTCCCTGAGAAACACCTCCTCTGAGCTGGTGTGGGCCAGCAGTGATCCCAGAGCTGTTCCAGCAGGTATTCCCAGgctgacacacacacagcccttcccagagcaggagctgcctttgcCTCTGGTGCTTctcagcacctggagctgcacaTCGGGAGGAGTATCTGGAAGAGCAGGGTTAAAGGGAGAGCCTGAACCTCCCCTCGCCTCCATCCTTTGGCTTGTTGCCCAAGCACATACTTCTCTttcagaaaagggaaggaagtgGAGGGATCTGGAGCACAATAGGGATGTTTTCCAGGAAATGTTTtcccagctggggaggggaaaggggtgTTTCTGTTACTGCTTTTGACACGAACACAAAAACCCAGACCTTCTCTAGCCAATAGGATTCTCAAAAGCTCTCATCTTCCAGAGAGCCTGGTTTCCTCTGATTCATTCCAGCCTCTCCTGACCCTGTGTTCAATAACCCCTGTGAAAAAGCTGTTCCTGCCATCTCCTGGGTTGTGGAGCCTGTTGTCCTTTGGAGCTGTGTATGGTGGTAACCCCTGTGCTGTTGTCCCCTCAAAGCACAGGCAAAAGATAATCCCTGTCTCAAGGCAGCAGAGATGAGGTCTGGATGCCAGGAGGAGCTGTAGGACAAACCTCAGTAGGGCAGTTTGGagagggggaggcagggaagagCCCACAAGGCTCTGTTAGTAGCTGTGGGGCACCAGTACAGGGAGCAGAGAGCTGCTTCCCGCAGAAATCTGGACAGCAACTGTTGCAGTGGCTCTGCTGAGGTCAGCTCTGCACACCGAGTGTGAGCTGCATCTGGGGCTGGAGAGAAGCTCTGCCTGAGCCAGCAAGAAGGACTTGGCACCTCGAAAGAGGCTGAGTCAGGCCACTGGGGGATGAGTGGGGTGTCCGTGCTgtctgggaagggaaggagctgggctggagagcATGGCACAGCTGTGGGCTGGGATAACCACAGGCAGATTTCTAGCTGGCTGTTCCCTGGCTGGAGGGAAGAGGCAGATCCAGGAGGGGTGGACACAGGactgcagctgcaccagggcCAAGttcctccctcctcttcctcctcctctggttTCTCTGCTGATCATGCAGCTCTCCTCTCCTTCAGCCCTCACAGGGCCACAAGATGGTCCCAGAAAGGGGGAGAGGCAAAATTTGGGACCAGCCCCTTCCAGGGGTGTTCTTGTGCAGGAGCACTGCAGTCAGCAGCCACCCACGACCCGTTAGGGGCAAGGACATGAGGGAAGAGCAACTGCAGGCTGCAAGCACTTCTGTGGCTGCGCTGGCAaacaggcagtgctggcacagttgaGACAAGAAACTGTTTTTCAGGGCTCTGTTTTCCTACCCAGACTGTGGTTACCAATACAGTCAACAGCCTGTCTCTCTGTAGCTCCTGGGAAATGGGGCTGAAATCCCAAGGCTGATCCTGTCCccccacaggagctgcagaagcAGGCAGAGGTGATGGAGTTTGAGATTTCCCTGAAGGCCCTGTCCGTGCTGCGGTTCATCACTGACCAGCTGGACAGgtgggtgcccaggagcagcagaggatgtGCCCAGCTCTCCAGATGGGATTCCTGTGGGGTCACAGCGGGTGCCTGCACCCCCTTCAGCAGCTGGCTGTGCCCacagtggcagtggcactgTGCTCTGGGgggcaaacacagcagcagcccaccCTGGGGCTACTCCTGGGAACTCAGATCAATGTTTctttcctgcctctcccagTTGCCTCGGGGAGCATTTGTAGATACAAATTCTGGCATTAACCTGTGAGTGCcatttctccctctctgtcaTATCTGCAGTCTGCCCCTGAGTGCACTGACACGGATGCTGAACACCCACAACCTGCCCTGCCTCCTTGTCGAGCTGGTGGAGCAttgcccctggagctgctgggaagcagGTATGGATCAcaccccacggtctctgggacACCCTGTTGCTGTGCTGGGGTGTGATCCACTGAGGGATCTGCTGTAGGAGCCCTTGCAGTGTTCCCCCTtccctccagctcctcagtgCTCCCTGCCTGAAGCGGttcagctggagagcagctgcagcacagctgggctgggggcccGGCAGTGCTCCCAAAAGCTGATCCTCACACAGGGCTGGGTCTCTCTGAGTgatcacagccagctctggagCAAAGCACCTCGGCCAGCCCCACGTGCTCCTCTGAGGACTCTTCTGGACACAGAAAGACCAGAGTGCCGGTCCCAGCCTccctgcaccttttggggcagCACCCACGCGAGCCAGCCGTGGTCTCTCACAGGCAGCAAACATTGCCCTGGTTCTGCTGCTGGTCCCTGAGCCTCACTCTTGCCAAAGGCCCCTGCTCAGGCTGTGCCCATTGGCTGTGGTCCcgcagctctgcagccaggcacggccccacagcccccagagcccccatgGCCCCTGCCTCCCCTGcagtggggcacagctggggcgtGGGAACCACactgccccagccccgctcGGGGGTCACAGCGGGgacagggcaggcacagctcagggaagcacgtggctgtgcctgccgggagcagcccagctggatgcaggagctttcctccttcctccgGCCAGGAACACATCCCTTCTCCCTGCCTGTGGGCTCGGGGTGTGAGAGGGAGCTTTGATCCAGGGCCCCGAGGGAGGGACTGGAAAGAGGCACAAAGGCATTTCCAGGCTGTGCACATGCAGGGTCacatcctgctccatcccctaGAGCCACACAGTGGCTGTTGGAGCTTGCTTTGTCATTTGTCACTGTTACAGTCATGCTGCTTCTGGCTTTGCCTGGCAGGGGAAACTCGAGAAGAGTGGCCATGGTACCCCAGAATGGGTCTCTCCACCCACTCTGCTGTTGCAGCttgggctgccctgctgcccaccagtGCTCTACACTCCTGGCCAAGTACAGAGGGAGATGTCTCAGGGATCTTTTGTTCCTGCCACAGCAATATTGGTTTCATACatgtcttttctgcttttcatgttATCTAATATTTTGCCTCAGTACCAAGTAGGCTGCTATGTGGAGCAAAgggtggggaaactgaggcaggaagAAGCAGAGGGCGAAGCGAGGCAGTGAGCCCAGGCCAGCATCCCCCTTCTGAGCTGTCTTCCCCCAGGCAGCACTGTGTCTCCCTGGTTCTTCTGTCCCTCAGGCAAGCTCAAGAAGTTTGAGAATGGCACATGGCACGTGGTGCCCCCTGAGGACCAGGTGAAGATGACCAAGCTGGATGGGCAGGTGTGGCTTGCCCTGCTCAACCTCCTGCTCAGGCCCGAGTGCCAGCGCAAATACCGCTTCGATGGCTTCAACAAGAGCCAGCTCCTCAAGGTAGGACCCTGCAGCACGACAGCCCTGGGCCCTTGCCAGCACTCCAGATATCTGTGCCCATCCTCACTGCGGGCTCCAGGAGCCAGTGGTGGGAGAACAGCAGGTCTGtcactgtggcagcagcagagcttgtgtTTGTGCGTGCACCTTGTGAGACCCCCACTGGTCTCTCTGCCCCTCTAATCCCTGCTCTTGCCCTGCTGCATCCCCAGCTCTGACTCCCTTGTCCTGACACTTCTCTGTTCACTTTTGTCCTCCCTCCACGGCCACAGCTCCGTGCATTCCTGACAGATGTCCTCATTGACCAGCTGCCCAACCTGGTGGAGATGCAGAGATTCCTGAGTTACCTGGCAGTGACAGACCCTGCTCCCCCCAAAAAGGAT of the Passer domesticus isolate bPasDom1 chromosome 9, bPasDom1.hap1, whole genome shotgun sequence genome contains:
- the ZMYND10 gene encoding zinc finger MYND domain-containing protein 10 isoform X2 → MAAVAGPLPPAEAEALVRALRGSELRDIGGQGWLRQHEYVEKLNMHGILSASAGQEQLLTELLVTHAKIPVLIGELVSVEVWKHKVFPVLCRLEDFRPRSTFPIYVVLHHEASIINLLETVFFHKEICESAEDSILDLIDYCHRKLALLAARSTKAPAVTSAGLPAEPLASPSSMQELQKQAEVMEFEISLKALSVLRFITDQLDSLPLSALTRMLNTHNLPCLLVELVEHCPWSCWEAGKLKKFENGTWHVVPPEDQVKMTKLDGQVWLALLNLLLRPECQRKYRFDGFNKSQLLKLRAFLTDVLIDQLPNLVEMQRFLSYLAVTDPAPPKKDLILEQVPIIRDHILKKNSGKWEAIAKHQVKHAFSPTEEELKLQARRWAQTYSLDLMEALAPDKPRCRVCGAEAAKRCSRCRNEWYCSRACQVQHWQKHKPACNLMAEVARSADDL
- the ZMYND10 gene encoding zinc finger MYND domain-containing protein 10 isoform X3, which encodes MERLPLCCGVPSEGAGGSQEGRAVPGSCSPGSGHSVGPGAAGAGFPGTLAKPAPGLWGTAVLPAAPRWLRQHEYVEKLNMHGILSASAGQEQLLTELLVTHAKIPVLIGELVSVEVWKHKVFPVLCRLEDFRPRSTFPIYVVLHHEASIINLLETVFFHKEICESAEDSILDLIDYCHRKLALLAARSTKAPAVTSAGLPAEPLASPSSMQELQKQAEVMEFEISLKALSVLRFITDQLDSLPLSALTRMLNTHNLPCLLVELVEHCPWSCWEAGKLKKFENGTWHVVPPEDQVKMTKLDGQVWLALLNLLLRPECQRKYRFDGFNKSQLLKLRAFLTDVLIDQLPNLVEMQRFLSYLAVTDPAPPKKDLILEQVPIIRDHILKKNSGKWEAIAKHQVKHAFSPTEEELKLQARRACQVQHWQKHKPACNLMAEVARSADDL